TGGGTGGGCGGCCATGCCGACGACGAGTAGACGCCGTCCGCGTGGCGGTCGCGGGCGGCGAACGCCTCGCGTTCCGGCGCGGGGCGCTCGGCCACCTGGCGGAGGACCGACTCGACGCCGGCCGGGGTGCGCAGGCCGAGGCCCCGGACGGTGAGCGCCCCGTGCTCGGCGACGAGTTCGCGCAGCGCGTCCCGCCGGCCGGCCGTCCAGGCCGCCGCGTCCCTGGCGCCCGGGGTGTCCGGGGTGTCTTCGGCGTCGAGTACCGGTAGGCCGTCCGGAACCGGTGTCGTGGTGGCCCTGTTCCTGCGGAAGAGTGCCGACAGCATGTCGATCTCCTTTCGAATCTCCTCGTGTCCGTCACGGTTCTCCGGCGGTCCGGGTGTCGATCAGGTGGGCCAGGTCGGCCAGTACGGGGCTGCCGACGAGGTCGCGCGGGGAGATCACCCGGTCCAGTGCGACCGCGAGCCGTACCGCCGACAGGGAGGTGCCGCCCAGATCGAAGAAGTTGTCCTCCCGGCGGATCCGTCCGGGCGGTATGCCGAGTTCCGACGCCCACTCGGCCGCGAGCCGGCGTTCGGCCGGTGTCCGCGGGGCTCCGTGGGAGTCCCGGGCCGGGCCGAGGTCCTCGGCGATCGCCGTGAGCGCCTTGCGGTCGGTCTTGCCGTTGGCGGTGAGCGGCAGGCGGTCCAACCGGTGGAAGGACGCCGGGACCATGTACGCGGGAAGCAGCTCCGCGAGACGCTCCCGCAGGTCCTCGGCGGTCACGGCGCAGTCGCTCGTGCAGAAGGCGGCCAGCTGGCGGCCGTGGTCCTCCGCGCCGGTCACGACGACCGCGCAGTCCGTGACGCCGGGCATCCGCAGCAGCGTGTTCTCGACCTCGCCGATCTCGACCCGGAACCCCCGGATCTTCACCTGCGCGTCCGTGCGGCCGAGGAACTCCAGTTTTCCGTCGGGCCGCCAGCGGCCGAAGTCGCCTCCGCGGTAGAGCCGCTGGCCCGGGCGGTGGGGATCGGCCAGATAGGCGAGGCGGGTGCGTTCGGCGTCGTTGATGTAGCCGCGGCCGACGCAGACCCCGGAGAAGACGATGGCGCCGGGGGCGCCGAGCGGAACCGGATTCAGGTTCTCGTCGACGACGTACTGGTGCACGTTGGCGATGGGCCGGCCGAGCGGGATCCGATCGGTGCCCGGCGCCCGGTCCATCACCTCGTGGTGGGTGTCGTCGGACGTCTCGGTCAGCCCGTAGGCGTTGACCAGCCGCACGGCGGGACCGGTGGCGAACCACCGCTGGACGAGCTCCCCGCGCAGCGCCTCGCCGGTGACGGACAGGCACCGCAGGTCCGGCAGGTCCCGGGGGCAGCGTTCCAGCGTTGACAGGATGACGTCGAGATAGGACGGCACCAGCTGCGCGACGTTGACGCGGCCCCCGGTGATCCTGTCCAGGAACCGGTCCGCGTCGAGGACGGCGTCCTGCTCGACCAGCAGCGTCCGCCCTCCTGTCAGCAGCCCCGCCAGCAACTGCCACAGCGAGATGTCGAAGGACTGCGAGGCCGTCTGCGCCACCACGGTGCCCTCGCCGATGCCCAGATCGTCGATCTTGGCGTACAGGTGGTTGAGCAGACCGGCGTGCTCGCACATCGCACCCTTCGGCTCTCCGGTGGAGCCGGAGGTGAAGAAGACGTACGCGAGCCGGTCCGCCGGTATGTCCAGGCCGAGGTCCGATCCGTCGGTGGCCGGTTCGGTGATGTCCGGGACGAGCAGCCGCCGGATCCCGGGGAGCGATGCCAGCGCCCGGTCCAGCTGCGTGGTGCTGTCCGGTTCGGTGAGGACGTACGCGCAGTCGGCGCGGGTGAGCATCGCGCTGATGCGGCCGGGGGGGTGATGGGGGTCGACGGGCAGGTACACGCCGCCGGCCTTGAGGACGCCGAGCACGGCGGCCGCCCAGTGGAGGTCGCGTTCGGTCACCACGGCGACCGTGTCCTCGGGGCCGAGCCCCTCGGCCAGCAGGGCGCGGGCCAGCCGGTTGGCCCGCGTGTTGAGGTCCGCGTACGTCCGACTGCGGCCCTGGTGGACCACGGCGACGGCGTCCGGATCCTTGCGCACCCGCTCCTCGAACAGTTCGTGGAACCGGCGGTCCGGCAGCGCCCGGCGCGGGCCCGCGAGCCCGTCGAGCTGGAAGCGGAGTTCGTCCGCGGAGAGCAGGCTGCGCCGGTCGTGGGGGGCGTCGGGGTCGGCTGCGATCACTTCCAGTGCGGCGAGGTGGTACCCCCCGATCCGGGCGGCCGAGTCCGCGTCCAGCAGGTCCGTCCGGTGCCGCAGGCGCAGCACGAGCCGACCGCCCTCCTCGCCCGCCGAGACGCCGAGCAGCACACTGCCGTCCACCGGGACGGTGGCCTCGTACCCGGCCGGGGCGAACACCGCTTCCAGGCCGGCCGGGGGCGGTGCGCCGGTCCCGGGCGACCATGCCACCGCCTCGGCCCGGTGGGCTTCCAGCACCAGCCGGCGCCAGGTGCCGGGTTCGACCGTCAGCTCGAAGGGCACCGGCCCGGTCCGGCCCCGGGCCAGGTAGCCACTGCGCACCTCGGGGTCACCGGAGAGCAGGGCGAGCACCTTCGCGTGGGCGGCGAGGAGGATCGCGGTGAGCGGCACACCGCATTCACGGGCCCGCACACGCAGGGCCGCCGTCACCGCGTCGGGGATGCACCTGACGTGCTCCCCGGTGCCGGGCATCGGTTCCTTCGCCCATCGGGGCACGGCCGTGAAGCCGCCCTCGGCCCGGCTGTCGGAAACGGGGACGCGGGCGTCGGTCGCTGTGGGTGCCATCAGTGCGCACCTCCGCTTTCGTCGAGGTCCGGGCGGGCCGGATTCCCCAGCCATCTGGCGTGCCCGGGGACCGTCTCGCCCTTCATGAGGAAGGAGTCCGCCGCCAGCACGGCGCCGTCGCCGACCGTCACTCCGTAGTGCACGAACGCTCCGACGCCGAGGGTGCAGCCGTCCCCGAGCGCGACGCGGTCCGACTTGAACGTGCCGTCCTCCTGGGAGTGGCACTGCAGGACGCTGCCCGAGTTGAGGGTGCAGCCGTCCCCGATGGCGACCATGCGGCGCTCGGTCAGAGCACAGCCGTCGTCGAAGACCCGCGTCCCGATCCGGACGCCCAGCATGCGCCACACGGCGCTCTTGAACGGCGTGCCGTCGAGGATGTGCAGATACGTCTCGGACGGGACCTTCCAGTACCGCTCACGACGCCAGAAACGACGGTCGTAGATCGAGCAGAACAGCGGCTCCGGGGGGTGCGCCGCCGTGACGGCCCGCTCGAGGAGGATGTAGTAGAGGAAGGTGAACGGCAGCACGACGGCGTTGGCGAGAGCGAGGGCCGCTGTGCCCCACGCCGGGTACCGGCTCGCGGCGAGCGCGAAGAGCAGGGCGACGCAGAAGAAGTAGAGCCATCCCGTGAGCAGGTGGCATGCCATGGTGACGGCGTTGTGCCGGTTCTTGGCGGCGAGAGCACGGCGCAGACCGCTGCCGTCCTTGAGCTCGTCGAAGGTGCTGTCGCGCGCCACCGAACGCGGGATCTCGAAGCAGGGAGAGCCGAGAAGGCCCACGTCGTGCAGGAGCGGTCCGCCGACGGGGACCGCCACCTTGGTGGCGAGGAGGCAGTTGTCGCCGGTCCGGCCGCCGGCGGGGTAGGCGATCCGGTTCCCGAGGAAGTTGTGCGCCCCGATCGCGGTCGGCGACAGCCGGAAGGACGTGCTGGAGTACTCGGCGTTCATCAGGGACAGTCCGTCCGCGACCATGGTCCCGGTGCCGATCCTGCTCAGGGAGGGGCTCTCGTGCTTGACCGCAGTGCCGAAGTTCGAGCCGGTCTGCTCCACGGGTGAGAGGCGATAGCCGATCCAGCGCAGGTAGTGCACGATGCAGCTGCTGTCGCCGAACAGACGCGTCAAGGATTTCCTGTTCGTCATCAGGACGATCGTCCGGTGCACGGAGTAGTGGAAGCCGAAGAGCGGGTAGGTCCGGCCGGGCCGGACGAACCCGCCCAGCAGCCGTGGGACGGTGGCCAGCACCACGAGAGCGGCGATCACGCCGCCGAAGAAGACCACGGCGGTGACCACCAGCAGGTCGACGTAGAGCACCGTCGCCCCGCCCTTCAGTACCGCGGAGCCCTCCAGCATCCGGGAGAGCAGCACGTCCAGGCAGCCCACCGCCAGCGGCACGTGGACCAGCAGCACCGTGAGCATCAGCAGGACGCCGTGGACCGCTCGCCGCGTGGTGCCGCACCGGGCGGGCTCCACCACCGGGACGTCGTCGTCCGCGGGCTGGGCCGGAGAACCGTGCCAGTGCTCGCCGTCGGGGACCGCCTGGCCGGTGTGCAGGGAGGACGCGTGCCCGAGCCGGGATCCGTCACCGAGCCGGGTCCCGATGTCCAGCACCGTCACCTCACTGACGACCGCGCCCCGGCCCAGGGTGACCGGCCCTGTCTCGATCACACCGTCGGCCGCGTGGTAGCAGCTGATCAGTGCGTCCTTGCGGACGAGCGTGCCGTCGCCGACGGTCAGCAGGTCGGTGCAGACGGGGGCGCTGCGCGACAGGATCGTCACTCCTCTGCCGATCCGCGCACCCAGTGCCCTCAGGAAGAGCGGGTAGAGCGGCGAGCCGACGAACAGGACCAGCGGGCTCGACCGGATCAGCGTCTTGACCAGCCAGAACCGGAAGTAGGTGAGGCTCCAGACGCGGAACCGCCGTGGTGTGAACCGGCCGATCAGCAGCCACTTGGCGAGCACGGGCAGGGCGCACAGCACCACGAACAGCACGGCGCCGAAGACAACGCTCCGCAGGTAGGCGTCGAACAGGTGCGTTTGCGCGGAGATCCATTCGTAACCCTGGGCGCTGACGGTGGCGAGGAGAAAGGCGTAGCCCAGGAAGGCCAGAAGCTGGAGTGCCCCGCAGAGCACACGGTGGGGGCGGCCCGTCGGCGGTGCCGGTGCCGGTGCCCGTGCCCCGGGCAGCGCCGGTGGGCTGGGCGTCTGGGATGCGGATGGCGGCGGGGTGCTGTCGAGCAGTGCGGCCGCCAGCCCGCGGGCGGTCGGATGCCGGTAGACGTCGCGCATCGACACCGGCGGCAGGTCCGGCCGTTTCCTGACCCGCGCGCAGAAGTGCGCCATCACCAGGGAATCGGCGCCGAGATCATCGAAGAAGTCGCTGTCGAGAGGTACCTCGTCGAGGTGGGCTGCCTCCGCCAGCAGTCCGGCGAGCCGCTCCGCGGCAGCGGACACCACGGGATCCGGCGGCGCTTCGCGGGGCCGGGCTTCCTCCACGAGGCCCCCGGCCGCCTCCTGGAGCTGCTGTCCCGCCATGGGGACCCCCTCGGCTGCCGACAATCGCGTGCTCTGCCTGACATGGGTTCGTAGCCGGGCAGCCGAGGGATGGAGTATTCCGCCGTTCTTCTCGAAGCGTGAGCAAGCATCTCGCCAGGTGGAACCCGGCGATACCGCTCCTACTCGCCGCAGAACTCCGCCTCGATGATGGCGTCGGTGCTGCCCGACCAGTCCCCGTTGAAGTTGACGGCCAGGGAGTGCCGGCCGTCCTCCGACGTCACGGCGTCCGAGTTCGAGCCGCTGATGCCGCCGTCGTGGCCCCAGACGTGGATGCCGCAGCTGAGCTTGCGGTCGACGAGCCCGAGACCGTAGCGGCTGGATTCCCGGCTGGAGTCGACCGTGGTCTTCATCGCCTTCAGCTGTTCGGGCGGGAGCAGCCTGCCGCCGAGCAGGGCCGAGTAGAAGCGGGTCAGGTCGGCCGAGCTGGAGACCATCTGGCCGGAGCCGTAGGCCAGGCTCGGGTTCAGTTCCGTGACGTCGTACGTCGGACCGGTGTCCGTCCTGGCCAGCTTGGAGTAGGCGCGACTACTGGGCCGGGGCAGGGTGGCCCGGGTGGTGGGGACCGACGTGGAGGCCAGGTGCAGAGGGTCGATGATCCGGCGGTCGATCTCGTCGCCGTAGCGGTTGCCCGTGGCCTTCTCGATCACCAGCGCGGCCAGGACGTAGTTGGTGTTGGAGTACGTGAACGACTCGCCCGGCTCGAAGTACGGCTCGTTCCTCATGGCGACGGCGAGCAGGTCCTCGGGGTCCGCCTGGTCGAAACGGTGCTTCATGAAGCCGTCCGCGGTCATGTACTTCTGCTGGAAACCGGGGTCGTCCAAGTAGTCGAAGATGCCGCTGGTGTGGTTCAGCAGTTGGCGCAGGGTGATCTGCCGGCCGTCGTGCCCATGGCCCCGGACCAGCCCCGGCAGCCACTCCTCGACCGTGTCGTCGAGTGCGAGCTCCCCTTCCGCCTCCAGTTGCAGGGCCACGGTCGCGACGAACGTCTTGGTGATGCTGGCGACACGGTAGTGGTCCCGCGTCGAACGCGGCTTGCCCGTCTCGAGGTCGCCGACGCCGGCCGTGGCCGCCCAGGTGCCGTGCCCCCGCCGCACCGTCACGGTCACGCCCGGGACGCCGTCGGCTACCGCGGCCCGTACCGCCTGCCGGGTCGCGTCATGGCCGCCCGGAGCCTTGCCGGGGGCCGCTGCCAGCGCCGGGGCCGCCAGGGCCGCCGTCAGGGCCACGGCCGTCGCCGCCGTCAGGGCCGCACGTGTGTGTCTCTTCATGTCCCCGTTCCCCCTGTCACTTCACGTTGTGTCAGGGGGAGGGACCTCGGCCGCCCGGCCCCGGGTTGATCAGGTACCGGACGGTTGAGCGGGATTCAGTCCTTCTTGAGCACCAGCTCGGTGTTGCGGTCCTCCGGGTCGCCGCCGAGGGTCGTGCTCGCGCCGGGGGCGTTGAGGGACAGCTCGCGGTAGAGGGCCGCCAGGCCGGTCTGGGAGAGGTCGGAGAAGTCCGTGCTGTGCGGGGCCGAGGACTCCACGAGGGTGGTGAACAGGGAGATGGTGCCGTCCTTGTTGTCGGTCAGTTCGATGACCCGGGCCAGCTGCGGGAAGTCGACGTGGGAGGCCGTGGAGATCTCCCAGAAGGAGCGCCCGCCGGACGCGGAGTGCGGCGTGATGACGTTCTTGTGGATGTGGCCGTTCACCCAGGCGAGCACCCCGGGGTGACTGCCGAGCAAGGCGAGGACCTCCTGGCCGTTGTGGCGCCGCTCGTCGGGGCGGGCCGGGTCGCGGCGGAGGTTCGTCATCGTCTTGCTGGTGTGGTGGCTGAAGATCACCGCGTAGGAGTCCTTGTTGTCCCGCAGCGTCTTGTCGAGCCACTTCATCTGGGCCGTGCCGATGGACCCCTCGTAGTGGCCGCCGGAGTCGGTGGTGTCCAGGCTGATGCCGATGACGTCGTCGGAGATGCGGAAGGCGTAGTACTGCGTGCCCGCGTCCAGGTTGGCGGAGGAGTAGCCGTGGCCGGCCGGGCCGACGCCGCGGTAGGCCGGGTCGAGGTGTGCCTCGAGGTACTCGGCCGACGTGAAGGGCGCGCGCTTCTCGTCGGGAGTGACCGAACGCATGCCGCGGGCGTGGGACTTGAGGAAGTCGTGGTAGCGGACGCCTTCGGGGTCCCGGGCCTTCTTGATCTGCGCCTGGAGCTGCTGCGCCTCGGCCGCGGTCACGTCCATCAGTTTCTTGCCGCCGACGGCGAGTTCGGTGAGGTACGAGTCGCCGTGCGAGGCGTAGCAGCCCATCGGCAGGGAGTCGTGGTTGCCGACGGTGGAGTACCAGGGCAGGTTGAGGCCGGGGCTGCGCACCTCCCGGATGGCTGCCTTCAGGAAGCCGTCGAGGTGGGGGAAGCCGGCCTGCTTGTCGCTGTCGCGAACCGCGGCGTCCGGCTGCCAGTACTGCTTGAGACCGCTGTTCTGGACGCCCTCGTACCGGCGCGGGTCACCGGTGTTGGGCGTGATGCGCCCGCCGCTCATGATCTTCAGGAACCACTCCAGCTCGGACTTGGCGTTGTTGTCCGTGTTGTCGCCGGTGGTCATGGCGAAGTGCAGCGGGGCACCGGTGACGGGGGCGCCGCGCAGCGCGTTGATCCGCTCCACGAGCGCGATCGCGCCCTGCACGGTCAGCGCCTCGTGCGGCCGCCAGGCGTGGATGTCGGCCGAGCGCAGGTACTCCAGGCGCAGCGGGTGCTGGGCGTCGATGATGTGCAGATCCGTGAGCTGCACGAAGGCGGCGAGCGCGGTACGGCGGCCGGCCCGGCCCGACCGGGGCGCGGCCAGCTCGGAGCGCACGACCCGCTGCCAGCCGGGCCCGTCGCCCAGGCGCCGGTAGCCGGAGCCGACGCGCGGGGCGGCGACGGACGCCACGGTGGTGCCCTTGGTGTAGGGGGCCAGGGGTGCGGCGGGCGCCTGGCGCGAGGAGGCGGCGACGGCCGCGGTGGTCTCCTCGGTGCCCGTGGCGGCCTGGCTGTCGCTGGGCCGCAGGGCGTAGCCGACGCCCCCGGAGAGGGCGACCGCGCCGGTGGCGGCGAGGACGGAACGACGGTGGATGCCCTGGCCGGAGCCGGCGACTGAGCGTGTGCGCGACATGCGCTTCTCTCCCCGAGTGCGAACGCGTCGGCAGTGGTCGCGGGGCGTTCACGACGTGAACACCCCGCTCGTACTGGATCGTTGGCAACGGGAATGACCTGTGCGTAAACGAGGCGGCAACGGGCAACGCCGATCACCGTACGTGGATCTTGGACTACCCTGCGCGTCGTCGCCTGCTCCGGATACGGCCCGGAGCAGGTCACGCGGCGTTCATCTTCCGGGGTACTGCACCTGGGGCCCGTCTACTCCAGGGCGTCGGCCAGCCGTCCGGTGACCGGGCGCTCCCGCCACATCCGCAGCGCGATGTCGACCATCGGCACCCGCACGAGACCGGGCACCGCGTCCAGGTCCTGCCAGGCGGCGAGGTCGGTGGAGCCGTTCACCTCGTTGCGCAGTTCACCGCCGATGATCCGGCCCTCGTAGACGAACCGGACGCCGTGGTTTTCGACGGCGCGTCCGAGGCCGTCGCGGAAGACGCGGGTGGAGGAGTTCACGCCGAGCAGTCCGGTCACCTCGATGCGGTACCCGGTCTCCTCCGCCACCTCCCGCCGGACGGTGTCGTAGGGGTCCTCGCCGTGCTCCATGCCGCCGCCCGGCACGACCCACTCGGGTGTGCCGTCCTGGGCGGGCGAGCGGGCGAGCAGGATCTGTCCGTCCCGGACGCATATGGCGTAGGCCGCCACCCTCAACTTCTGTCGCACTCCGGGACGTTAACCGATTTCTTCGCCACCTTCAGGACTGATGCTTACAAATCGCATCGCGGGTTTTCCCCATACATCCATCTCGTTTCGGTCAACGCTCCCCAAAGGACTTCACCTTGCGTAAGGCTGTGCGATCGTCCGGGCTTGCCGTTCGGACCGTGTGCGACCAGGGCCGATCGGGCCCCGGTCGCTTCCCGCTCGTTCCTTTACCTACAAGGGATGCCGATGACCCCTCCCACCCCGCGCGATCAGATATCGGGCCCGAGACGTGTGGCGCGCATCGCCGTGGCCGCCGGCCTCGTCGCCGCGCTCTCCGCGGCCGGGCCGATCCCCCTGGCCTTCTCCGCCGACGGGCCCGGCACGGACGCCCCGGCCGACCCGGGCGTCAAGTCCGCGCACGCCAAGCTCGGTTCGGACGACGCGGACCTGCTCGCGGAGGCCAAGGCCGACGGCGACAAGACCGTCACGATGATGATCGCCACCGCGCCCGGGAAGACCGAGCAGGTCGCCGGGCAGCTGGACGCGGTCAAGGGCGGCTCGGTGGGCCGGGCCGACGACAAGCTCGGTTACGTCCGCGCCACCGTCCCGACGGGCAAGGCGGACTCGGCGATCGCCGCCGCCGCCAAGCTGTCCTCCGTGCACGGCATCGACCTGCGCGAGGAGATCCCGCTGGACGACCCGACGCCGAGCGCGGACACCGCCAAGGGCGCCAAGGCCGCGAAGGGGACGTACCCGGCTCCGGGGAAGAAGACCCCGGCCGAGAACCCGTACAACCCGTCCTTCGAGACGGGCGCGGTCGACTTCGTCGAGGACCACCCGAAGGCGGACGGCCGCGGCGTCACCATCGGCATCCTCGACTCCGGCGTGGACCTCGGCCACCCGGCGCTGCAGAAGACGACGACCGGTGAGCGGAAGATCGTCGACTGGGTGACGGCGACCGACCCGATCATCGACAACGACAACACCTGGCGCCCGATGGTCTCGGCCGTGTCCGGCCCGGCCTTCACCTACCAGGGCCAGTCGTACAAGGCGCCGGCGGGCTCCTACGCCGTCAGCCTCTTCAAGGAGTCGTACACCACGGGCGGCGACGCGGCGGGCGACGCCAACCGCGACGGCGACACCACCGACGCCTGGGGCGTGCTGTACGACGCGAAGACCGGCACGGTCCGGGTCGACCTGAACAACAACAACGACTTCGCCGACGACGCCCCGATGAAGCCGTACAAGGACGGCCACCAGATCGGGTGGTTCGGCACCGACGACCCGAAGACCGACATCGCCGAGCGGCAGCCGTTCGTCGTGGAGATCCGCAAGGACGTCCCGATGGACCCGCTGGGCGGTTCCTGGGTCGGCAAGAAGTCCGACTTCGTCAACATCGGCGTCATCGAGTCCGAGCACGGCACGCACGTCGCCGGCATCACCGCCGCCAACGGCCTGTTCGGCGGCAAGATGGACGGTGCGGCTCCCGGCGCCAAGCTGGTCTCCTCCCGCGCCTGCACCTGGTCCGGCGGCTGCACCAACGTGGCGCTGACCGAGGGCATGATCGACCTCGTCACCAAGCGCGGTGTCGACATCGTCAACATGTCCATCGGCGGCCTGCCGGCGCTGAACGACGGCAACAACGCGCGCGCCGAGCTGTACACGCGGCTCATCGACACCTACGGCGTCCAGCTGGTGATCTCCGCGGGCAACTCCGGCCCCGGCGCCAACACCATCGGCGACCCCTCCCTGGCCGACAAGGTCATCTCGGTCGGCGCGTCCGTCTCCAAGCAGACCTGGGCCGCCAACTACGGCTCGGTCGTGGAGAAGAAGTACGCGATGATGCCGTTCTCCTCGCGCGGCCCGCGTGAGGACGGCGGCTTCACGCCGACCCTGGTCGCCCCGGGCGCGGCGATCAACACCATCCAGACCTGGATGCCGGGCGCGCCGGTCGCCGAGGCGGGCTACTCCCTGCCGGCCGGC
This is a stretch of genomic DNA from Streptomyces hawaiiensis. It encodes these proteins:
- a CDS encoding non-ribosomal peptide synthetase, with the protein product MAPTATDARVPVSDSRAEGGFTAVPRWAKEPMPGTGEHVRCIPDAVTAALRVRARECGVPLTAILLAAHAKVLALLSGDPEVRSGYLARGRTGPVPFELTVEPGTWRRLVLEAHRAEAVAWSPGTGAPPPAGLEAVFAPAGYEATVPVDGSVLLGVSAGEEGGRLVLRLRHRTDLLDADSAARIGGYHLAALEVIAADPDAPHDRRSLLSADELRFQLDGLAGPRRALPDRRFHELFEERVRKDPDAVAVVHQGRSRTYADLNTRANRLARALLAEGLGPEDTVAVVTERDLHWAAAVLGVLKAGGVYLPVDPHHPPGRISAMLTRADCAYVLTEPDSTTQLDRALASLPGIRRLLVPDITEPATDGSDLGLDIPADRLAYVFFTSGSTGEPKGAMCEHAGLLNHLYAKIDDLGIGEGTVVAQTASQSFDISLWQLLAGLLTGGRTLLVEQDAVLDADRFLDRITGGRVNVAQLVPSYLDVILSTLERCPRDLPDLRCLSVTGEALRGELVQRWFATGPAVRLVNAYGLTETSDDTHHEVMDRAPGTDRIPLGRPIANVHQYVVDENLNPVPLGAPGAIVFSGVCVGRGYINDAERTRLAYLADPHRPGQRLYRGGDFGRWRPDGKLEFLGRTDAQVKIRGFRVEIGEVENTLLRMPGVTDCAVVVTGAEDHGRQLAAFCTSDCAVTAEDLRERLAELLPAYMVPASFHRLDRLPLTANGKTDRKALTAIAEDLGPARDSHGAPRTPAERRLAAEWASELGIPPGRIRREDNFFDLGGTSLSAVRLAVALDRVISPRDLVGSPVLADLAHLIDTRTAGEP
- a CDS encoding Pls/PosA family non-ribosomal peptide synthetase → MAGQQLQEAAGGLVEEARPREAPPDPVVSAAAERLAGLLAEAAHLDEVPLDSDFFDDLGADSLVMAHFCARVRKRPDLPPVSMRDVYRHPTARGLAAALLDSTPPPSASQTPSPPALPGARAPAPAPPTGRPHRVLCGALQLLAFLGYAFLLATVSAQGYEWISAQTHLFDAYLRSVVFGAVLFVVLCALPVLAKWLLIGRFTPRRFRVWSLTYFRFWLVKTLIRSSPLVLFVGSPLYPLFLRALGARIGRGVTILSRSAPVCTDLLTVGDGTLVRKDALISCYHAADGVIETGPVTLGRGAVVSEVTVLDIGTRLGDGSRLGHASSLHTGQAVPDGEHWHGSPAQPADDDVPVVEPARCGTTRRAVHGVLLMLTVLLVHVPLAVGCLDVLLSRMLEGSAVLKGGATVLYVDLLVVTAVVFFGGVIAALVVLATVPRLLGGFVRPGRTYPLFGFHYSVHRTIVLMTNRKSLTRLFGDSSCIVHYLRWIGYRLSPVEQTGSNFGTAVKHESPSLSRIGTGTMVADGLSLMNAEYSSTSFRLSPTAIGAHNFLGNRIAYPAGGRTGDNCLLATKVAVPVGGPLLHDVGLLGSPCFEIPRSVARDSTFDELKDGSGLRRALAAKNRHNAVTMACHLLTGWLYFFCVALLFALAASRYPAWGTAALALANAVVLPFTFLYYILLERAVTAAHPPEPLFCSIYDRRFWRRERYWKVPSETYLHILDGTPFKSAVWRMLGVRIGTRVFDDGCALTERRMVAIGDGCTLNSGSVLQCHSQEDGTFKSDRVALGDGCTLGVGAFVHYGVTVGDGAVLAADSFLMKGETVPGHARWLGNPARPDLDESGGAH
- a CDS encoding serine hydrolase domain-containing protein, encoding MKRHTRAALTAATAVALTAALAAPALAAAPGKAPGGHDATRQAVRAAVADGVPGVTVTVRRGHGTWAATAGVGDLETGKPRSTRDHYRVASITKTFVATVALQLEAEGELALDDTVEEWLPGLVRGHGHDGRQITLRQLLNHTSGIFDYLDDPGFQQKYMTADGFMKHRFDQADPEDLLAVAMRNEPYFEPGESFTYSNTNYVLAALVIEKATGNRYGDEIDRRIIDPLHLASTSVPTTRATLPRPSSRAYSKLARTDTGPTYDVTELNPSLAYGSGQMVSSSADLTRFYSALLGGRLLPPEQLKAMKTTVDSSRESSRYGLGLVDRKLSCGIHVWGHDGGISGSNSDAVTSEDGRHSLAVNFNGDWSGSTDAIIEAEFCGE
- a CDS encoding TIGR03767 family metallophosphoesterase, with the protein product MSRTRSVAGSGQGIHRRSVLAATGAVALSGGVGYALRPSDSQAATGTEETTAAVAASSRQAPAAPLAPYTKGTTVASVAAPRVGSGYRRLGDGPGWQRVVRSELAAPRSGRAGRRTALAAFVQLTDLHIIDAQHPLRLEYLRSADIHAWRPHEALTVQGAIALVERINALRGAPVTGAPLHFAMTTGDNTDNNAKSELEWFLKIMSGGRITPNTGDPRRYEGVQNSGLKQYWQPDAAVRDSDKQAGFPHLDGFLKAAIREVRSPGLNLPWYSTVGNHDSLPMGCYASHGDSYLTELAVGGKKLMDVTAAEAQQLQAQIKKARDPEGVRYHDFLKSHARGMRSVTPDEKRAPFTSAEYLEAHLDPAYRGVGPAGHGYSSANLDAGTQYYAFRISDDVIGISLDTTDSGGHYEGSIGTAQMKWLDKTLRDNKDSYAVIFSHHTSKTMTNLRRDPARPDERRHNGQEVLALLGSHPGVLAWVNGHIHKNVITPHSASGGRSFWEISTASHVDFPQLARVIELTDNKDGTISLFTTLVESSAPHSTDFSDLSQTGLAALYRELSLNAPGASTTLGGDPEDRNTELVLKKD
- a CDS encoding NUDIX hydrolase → MRQKLRVAAYAICVRDGQILLARSPAQDGTPEWVVPGGGMEHGEDPYDTVRREVAEETGYRIEVTGLLGVNSSTRVFRDGLGRAVENHGVRFVYEGRIIGGELRNEVNGSTDLAAWQDLDAVPGLVRVPMVDIALRMWRERPVTGRLADALE
- a CDS encoding S8 family serine peptidase; this translates as MTPPTPRDQISGPRRVARIAVAAGLVAALSAAGPIPLAFSADGPGTDAPADPGVKSAHAKLGSDDADLLAEAKADGDKTVTMMIATAPGKTEQVAGQLDAVKGGSVGRADDKLGYVRATVPTGKADSAIAAAAKLSSVHGIDLREEIPLDDPTPSADTAKGAKAAKGTYPAPGKKTPAENPYNPSFETGAVDFVEDHPKADGRGVTIGILDSGVDLGHPALQKTTTGERKIVDWVTATDPIIDNDNTWRPMVSAVSGPAFTYQGQSYKAPAGSYAVSLFKESYTTGGDAAGDANRDGDTTDAWGVLYDAKTGTVRVDLNNNNDFADDAPMKPYKDGHQIGWFGTDDPKTDIAERQPFVVEIRKDVPMDPLGGSWVGKKSDFVNIGVIESEHGTHVAGITAANGLFGGKMDGAAPGAKLVSSRACTWSGGCTNVALTEGMIDLVTKRGVDIVNMSIGGLPALNDGNNARAELYTRLIDTYGVQLVISAGNSGPGANTIGDPSLADKVISVGASVSKQTWAANYGSVVEKKYAMMPFSSRGPREDGGFTPTLVAPGAAINTIQTWMPGAPVAEAGYSLPAGYGMLQGTSMASPQAAGASALLISAAKQKKIDLTPATLRTALTSTADHIKGVQAYEEGAGLMNIEDAWDAIRDDATAHSYTVKAPVDTAIDQFLKTPGYGTGLYDREGGLKAGQKKTYEVTITRTSGADKAIRHELHFENNAGGTFRIVGSDEVKLPLNQPVTVKVQAAPKSAGIKSAILEVDDPKTEGIDRQVLSTAVVSTPLKFTTSAKGSVQRNSTQHYFVTVPEGAKTLEVAMSGLKDKSQTRFISIHPYGVPSDPTSTINCYPNYSNPANTCRPDLRSYADPQPGVWEIEVESRRTSPLLDNPYKLDVAVLGAAFEPETVTVPEAKVGTPAAASWKVTNGFAALDGKLVGGPLGSAKTARPSIKQGETQTTTVEVPAGAKSLDVAIGGVSDNAADLDLAVYDASGTQVGSSADGDSEESVSVPSPAAGTYTIEVVGYSVPAGTTEYDYQDVFFSASLGSVTVDGSAPVQLGTGDSATVSGSVTAAAAAPEGREFFGQVQLVNARGTVAGLGSVKIEKVLP